The Victivallis sp. Marseille-Q1083 DNA window GCCCGGAGTCCGCAAATCGTTGAAATAGGCATCCGGTTCCCTGCCGGTGACATTTTTCACCGCCAGATTCATGCCGCCCATGAACTCATAAACATGGTCGAGCGACAGCGGACCGTAACTGTTGCTGGAACGCGGCTGGACCACCGTATCGGTATTGGTCAATTGCGCCGCAAACACCCCCGGCACCTGTTCGCCCCAATGCCCGTCGGTATAAAGCGCCCCCATGTTGTTCAGATAACGGTCGGCAATCGCCGCGGAATCCTCCCAGCGGTCGCCGGCTTCGACCATCCCCATGACGCCGGTGCCGAAATTGCCGTCGACGCCGCCGAAGATCCGGGCGTCGGCCAGTTCCTTGGCCTGCTGCGGCGGCAATCCACCGGCCAGCATCGCTTTCAACGCCGCTTCCGAACCTTCGGAGACGTAATTGCCGTATTCGCCGGCCGGGTCGGCGGCCGCCAGCCGGACCGCCTTGTCGATCAACGACATCCGGCTCGACGCGGCGCTGCGGAACTGTCCAGAAGTCTGAACGACGACGTCGATCCGCGGCCGCTTCAGCTCTTCCAGCGGAATCAATCTGACATCCAGTACCCGGCCACGGGAATCCCAGACCGGTTCGACGCCGAGCAGGAAGAAGATCTCCCCGATGTTGGTCCCGCTGCTGCGGATGAATTCTCCACCCCACAGCGTAAACGCCACCTTCTTCGGATATTCACCGGTCGCTTTCCGTTTTTCCGCCAGCAACGCTTCTCCAAGCAGCCTGCCGACCGCATAGCTTTCCCGGGTCGGGGTCCGCTCCGGATCGACGCCGTACAGATTGCGGCCGGTCGGTACCGTCGACGGGTTGCCGACCGGATCGCCGCCGGGACTCGGCGCCAGATAACCGCCGTTGAAAGCATTCACCAGCGCGGCCAATTCCGCCTCGGTCGATTGCAGCAGCGCCTGCCGCGCTTCGACGCCGGTCAAAACGGCCTGCCGGTAGGAATTCCCGGGAGTGTCCGGTAATTTCTTCTGCGACGCCGTCATCCCGGCGGCGACTGCCGCAGCCGGTTCCCGCAACGCCTGCTCCAGCGCTTCCCGGGCCGGCGTCAGATACTCCTTTTCATACCAGACCATATCGTCGCGCGCCTCTTTTGCCGCTTTGCCGGCCGCAACATCCGCTTGAAAACGGACATCGGCGACATGATCGACGCTCATCAGCACGGCGGTTTCAGCCGCCTCGGCCCCGGAATAAGGCCGGCCGATGACATACAAGCCGCGGTTGACTTTGCTGTGCTCCAATTCATGCAGATAATTATGCAACCGGCGTTCGTCTTCTCCGGTCAGCACCCCTTGTTTGAACTCCTCACTCAACGGCAATTCGTCATCGATCTTCTGTTCTTTCACCTTGGCGACAATCGAGTGAGCGTACTCCTCTTTCAGCAGCGGATTTTCCGCCATCTCCCGGTTGTGCAGCAACTCGTCGAGCGCGTGCAGTTCTCCATACAGCCCGGCGTTCATGAACGGCGCCGTCAGGTGGCTGACCATCGTCGCATAGCTGCGGCGCTTGGCCACCAGCGCTTCACCGATGTTGTTGATAACATACAGATAATAGTGCGGCATCTCACCGATCAATACATCCGGCCAGTCATGACTGGAAAGCGCCACATTTTTCCACGGCGTGAATTCCAGGCTGCCGTGGGTGCCGAAGTGCAGCAACGCGTCCGCCTGGAAACCGTAGCGAATCCACAAATAGGTGGCCAGATAACTGTGCGGCGGCGGCGCTTTGACGCCATGCACCAGCTTTTCACTGTCATCGCCGGTGCCCGGCATCATCTGCGGCAGCAGAACGATATTGCCGAAGCGCACCACGCCGAGCGCCAGATAATTCTGATTGTCGCGCCGGAAATTGAAATAATTGCCGGGCGCCGGCCCGAATTTCTCCTCGACGGAACGATAGAGGTCTTCCGGTATCGCCTGTTTCACCCATTGCAGATAAGTTTCCGGCACAATTAATTCCAGTTCGGCCGACGCCAGGAATTTTTCCATCGCGCCTTCGGCATAAGTGCCGAAAATGGCGGCATTGTCCTGGATTTTCCGCAGCAAATCCGCCGCCTTCTCCGGCAGTTCGCCGGTCGTATAGCCGGCCGCCTGCAATTTCCGCAGCGTATTCAGCAACGAATCGCCGACTTCCAGGCCGCCGGCCTCCAGCGCATTCTGACCCGGCCCTTTGTAATAAACGATAGCGATTTTTTTATCGGCGTTGTCCTTGCGCTGCAAGGTCAGGGTCTTCCGAACCAGATCGGCAAACCGTTCCACCCGGTCCGGAATCAGCCGATACTCCTGCAGCCCCCGTTCATTGCGAAACAGCGCCGACAGCACGAACGGCACCGCCGCGCCGTCCAGCTCCGGCATGGTGATGCTCTGGCTCATCATCCCGCCGGTCATGCCGCGCTGGTCGGTCAGGTATTCCTCGTAAAGCTGATTGACCTTGATCGGGCAGAAAAGCGGGATATTGCGCTCCGCCAACAGTTTGACAACTTCATCCGGCGTCGAACCGGTCAGCCGGCCATGCGGAAAATAGATCACCAGGTCGGGTTCGACTTCGTTGATCTTCAGCGCCGCATTCCACATGCCGGGGGTCGCCACCACCGTGATATGCCGCTTTTCCAATGCTTCGATCAAACCGGACAATGCGCCGCCGTTGCCGGCAAACAACAGCACTACCGGATTTTCCGCCGCATAGCCGGGCAGTTGCCGGTAATACTCCCGGAAGGAAGCCCAATCCTCAAAACCGTCCTCTTCGTCCCGATGGAAATAGGCAACCCGCTTCGGCGGAATCGGCGGCAGCGGCGCAGCGGCAAACAACCGCTTGCCGTCCAGTTCATAACGCGTATAATCCAGCAGGCGTTGAAAGTTCTCCCGGTCGCCGCCGTCCAGATAAGCGGCAACCAGCGCCGACTGTTCCTCCGTCAGCGTATCGAGGCCGGTTTCCACCCGGGTCGAAGCGGTGACGTAAAGCGGTACCTTCGCGGCGGCAAGCTCTTTCAGCAACACTTCCTGCCGCGGGGTAAACTTCAATCCCATGCCGAAAAAATAGATCGCATCAAATTTTTTCAGCTCCGGCCCGCTGGTTTCCGTCCATTTCATCACCTCGGGACGGACGAAAAAGTCCGGCTCCCCTTCCAGCAGCGGCGCGATAACGTATTCCGGATAATTCACCAGCGCAATCCTGGTCGGGCTCATATAACGCCAGCCGATGCCGGCGGCCACTGCCGCCGCCAGCAGGAGAACAACGATCAGCCAAACCGATTTTGAAATTTTCTTCTTCGACATCTTCTTGATTTACCTGTTCAATTTTCCGGCACGTAAATGATCTCGCCGTTCTCCAGTTCGTAGGCGACGCCGACCTTCCGGCCCTTGCCGTTGCCCCGGGAAGCCTCCGACTGATAACGGGTGATCTTGTTGTCCTTCTTGACGATGATCTCCATATCCGGCTTGCCGGCATTCTTGACGTAAGTGACGTCTTTGTCGGTCAGGAATTCGGTCAACTGCGTCCGCAGTACAAAAGCCACCATCAGCGCGACGGCGAAAACCATCGCCACGTCGAACAGATTGGCCAGCGAGGAAATCGGGTCGACGTCTTCGCCGTCATCCAACCAGTTGTAACGATTGCGCCGGTTCATGAGAAACCGCCTCCCTGAGTTTCAAATCCAGAATATATTGCAAGTCGGCGATTTCCGCCGCGTACCAGTGCCGTTTCACCGAATAGATCAACAAACCGATCCCGGCGATGACGATCCCGACCACCGTCGTCGCGAAAGCGATCTGCATGTTATAGGCCATCGACGCAATGTCGCCGGAAGCCAGACCGGCCAGCGCCGGCCCCATCGGAATCAACGTCCCCATCAAGCCCAGCATCGGCCCGATTTTCATCATGAATTTAGCCTGTTCCAATTCCCGGGCGCAGACCCGGTTGAAATCGGCAATCCGCTTCTCGCAGTGAATGGCGTCCCAGTTCAACGCCGCCAGTTCCCGGATCCGGCGGACAAATGTGCCGCTGCCGAGCGATTCCAGCGCGCCGGGCCCTTCCTCCTCCAGCCGCCGCATCACCGCCTGCTGCTTTTTCTGCTCCTTGACCTGTTCCCAAAGCCGGGAGCAGAAAGCGCCCAGCGAAAATAAGCCGATGACCACGCCGGCCAACAGCAGCACCACCACCGGCAACATCAGACTCATCGAAATCCAATTCAAAATTTCATTCAAATACTGCATTTTTTCTTCCAAGCTCACCATTCAAACGTTTTTTACGAATCCACCGGCCGGCAACCGCGCCACAGCCGACTATCGCCGCTAAAGTCAAAGCGGCGCCGGCTTCCCGCCAGCCCAACGGCACAACAGGCACTTCCCGCGCCCAGGCCGCCCGGTGCGCCAGCGGCAGAAACACCGCCAGCAAACCGGCCAGATAGCCCAGCACCAAACCGCTCCTCACCCGCGCATCCCACCGCCGGCAGCAGCGGAAAAGAATCCCGAATGCCAGCGTCGCCAGCCACAGCGCCCCGACCACCGTCCAGGCGGTCTTGCCGTAATCGAATTCCGGAAAGGCGTTCACCGCCAACGCCACCAGCCAAATCCCGCCCGGCACGATCAGCAGCGACGGCACCAGTACCGCATAATACCAGCGGCGGCTTTTTTCGCCCAGCTCGCGTTTCCGATACCAGACCAGGCCGAACGCCAGCGACAAGAGTTCCTGCGCCAACACCAGCACGCACCAATTGTTCAGCGTCGCTTCGTTTTCCCAGATCCGGCTGATCTGGGCCAGGCTGTACGCGGTGGCGGTATCGCTGTTCAAGCCGACCGCCAGCAACAGACCGCTCCAGATCAGCGCCGCATAACGGAACCGGACCAGCGACAGTTTGACGATACTCAACAGCCAGGCGCTCAGCAGCAGCAAACCGATCAGCAATTTCATTTCATCTCTCCCGGCAGCACGTAAAAGCCGCAGAATTTCCAACCGTCCGGACTGCCGGCCTCCCGGCTGAACGTGAACTGATAACGGCCGCCGGCCGGATTGGCGAAACAGACCGTCACCAGCCCCGGCTGTTTTTCCAATTCGCCGCTTTCGATGACCACCGGATTTTCCGGCAACTGCGCCTCACGCATTCCGTTGAAAAACAACCGCATCTCACCGTCGTTCGGCTTGCGGCACAACTGCAGAAAATCACGTTGTTTGTTTTTCTGCGCCAACCGCACCAGTTTGACGGCAAATTTGCCGGCGGCCTCGACCTCCGCATCGGAAACCGCCGTCTTCCGGGCCCCTTCCGGCATATCGACCGCAGTCAAATGCCAGACCGTCAACCCGGCCGCCGCCAACAGCAGCACCGCCGCCAACAGCAGTTTTTTCTTCTCTTTCATCACGGCAAACCTCTGACTTCCTCAACGGGATTTGTAGAAATCATCCTCACTGCCGCCCAGATGGCCGATGTTGTTCTTCAGCGACACTTCATCGGTATTCAACTCGCCGACCGGCTCCGAGGAGACATGGCCATCGCACCAGGCGATGTTCGCCCGTTCCAGGTGACGAAAATGAATCGTGCCGGTCGAATACAGCGTGCCGTCCGGCTTTTCCTTGCAATACATGAAAATCTGCAACTGCGGCGGATTGTAAACCCGCGATCCCATCGACGCCCGCGCGTTGTCGCCGAACGCCGCCACTTCAGACGGATTTTTCACACCGCTGGATTTCTGGCCCGGATTGCCGCGGTAAGCGCCCAGCCACTGGGCATTGTAGCCGTATCCGAAACCGTTCTCCGCCTCCTCCATCGTCCCGGCCAGCGTCACCTCCGGACAGACCAGCGCCCTGCTGCCCTCCCCGATGTACGGACCGAGCAAATCGTTGTCGGTCGCATCGTAAATTCCGCTTC harbors:
- a CDS encoding cobaltochelatase subunit CobN: MSKKKISKSVWLIVVLLLAAAVAAGIGWRYMSPTRIALVNYPEYVIAPLLEGEPDFFVRPEVMKWTETSGPELKKFDAIYFFGMGLKFTPRQEVLLKELAAAKVPLYVTASTRVETGLDTLTEEQSALVAAYLDGGDRENFQRLLDYTRYELDGKRLFAAAPLPPIPPKRVAYFHRDEEDGFEDWASFREYYRQLPGYAAENPVVLLFAGNGGALSGLIEALEKRHITVVATPGMWNAALKINEVEPDLVIYFPHGRLTGSTPDEVVKLLAERNIPLFCPIKVNQLYEEYLTDQRGMTGGMMSQSITMPELDGAAVPFVLSALFRNERGLQEYRLIPDRVERFADLVRKTLTLQRKDNADKKIAIVYYKGPGQNALEAGGLEVGDSLLNTLRKLQAAGYTTGELPEKAADLLRKIQDNAAIFGTYAEGAMEKFLASAELELIVPETYLQWVKQAIPEDLYRSVEEKFGPAPGNYFNFRRDNQNYLALGVVRFGNIVLLPQMMPGTGDDSEKLVHGVKAPPPHSYLATYLWIRYGFQADALLHFGTHGSLEFTPWKNVALSSHDWPDVLIGEMPHYYLYVINNIGEALVAKRRSYATMVSHLTAPFMNAGLYGELHALDELLHNREMAENPLLKEEYAHSIVAKVKEQKIDDELPLSEEFKQGVLTGEDERRLHNYLHELEHSKVNRGLYVIGRPYSGAEAAETAVLMSVDHVADVRFQADVAAGKAAKEARDDMVWYEKEYLTPAREALEQALREPAAAVAAGMTASQKKLPDTPGNSYRQAVLTGVEARQALLQSTEAELAALVNAFNGGYLAPSPGGDPVGNPSTVPTGRNLYGVDPERTPTRESYAVGRLLGEALLAEKRKATGEYPKKVAFTLWGGEFIRSSGTNIGEIFFLLGVEPVWDSRGRVLDVRLIPLEELKRPRIDVVVQTSGQFRSAASSRMSLIDKAVRLAAADPAGEYGNYVSEGSEAALKAMLAGGLPPQQAKELADARIFGGVDGNFGTGVMGMVEAGDRWEDSAAIADRYLNNMGALYTDGHWGEQVPGVFAAQLTNTDTVVQPRSSNSYGPLSLDHVYEFMGGMNLAVKNVTGREPDAYFNDLRTPGRAVIQEAGRAAMAEARTTLLNPKFIIEMMEEGPSAAGSFAEAFRNTYGWEVMKPDMIKDHLWEEYKHVYIDDALQLNMRAYFEAKNPYALQEMTAVMLETVRKGLWNADAETIREIAELHVELVRDHGAGCSGFVCDNAKLREMIEQQLVDPALLENYRSTLDAIRNRGTAAEAQEEVRGLKLKEQKHETVETVERLLKDNCVVFCFIGAAILISLFALLRKRKGDEHE
- a CDS encoding DUF2149 domain-containing protein, which translates into the protein MNRRNRYNWLDDGEDVDPISSLANLFDVAMVFAVALMVAFVLRTQLTEFLTDKDVTYVKNAGKPDMEIIVKKDNKITRYQSEASRGNGKGRKVGVAYELENGEIIYVPEN
- a CDS encoding MotA/TolQ/ExbB proton channel family protein, which translates into the protein MQYLNEILNWISMSLMLPVVVLLLAGVVIGLFSLGAFCSRLWEQVKEQKKQQAVMRRLEEEGPGALESLGSGTFVRRIRELAALNWDAIHCEKRIADFNRVCARELEQAKFMMKIGPMLGLMGTLIPMGPALAGLASGDIASMAYNMQIAFATTVVGIVIAGIGLLIYSVKRHWYAAEIADLQYILDLKLREAVSHEPAQSLQLVG
- a CDS encoding prepilin-type N-terminal cleavage/methylation domain-containing protein — translated: MKPKDFTLIELLVVIAIIAILASMLLPALGKAKGAAKRISCVSNLKQVQLANLLYAGDNEDYFVIHTAADSMGGAGMTWAGYCLGSGIYDATDNDLLGPYIGEGSRALVCPEVTLAGTMEEAENGFGYGYNAQWLGAYRGNPGQKSSGVKNPSEVAAFGDNARASMGSRVYNPPQLQIFMYCKEKPDGTLYSTGTIHFRHLERANIAWCDGHVSSEPVGELNTDEVSLKNNIGHLGGSEDDFYKSR